The window CGTCTCCGCCCACCTCGGCATCACCTCCACCGAGGCACGACTCGCGCGACAGAGCTCTGACGAGCTGCTCGCACAACGCCTCGAATCCCTGCCCTACACCGCTGGGCTTGGGAGCCAAAACCTAGCATTTAGGACCTTCCTCAAGGAGTGGAATCAGGCACCGCTCTTTGGGGATCGCGCCTTGACCGAAAGCGACATCCGGCTCCGTCTCATGAACCGCCCCAGCCAGCTCGCCGGTGCCCTCCGTAGCTACGGGACCGGCCAACAACCCGATCTCACCCCCTCGCTAGGTGACACCACCACCCAACTGCTGTATCTCTTCGGCGCAAGCGATACTGTCTATCGAGCCATGGCCGATCGGGCTCGCCAACTAAGCACCTGTGAAGTACAGATGATCGACCAGGCCGCCCACGACGTGCTCCATGATCAGCCGGGCGTCGTCGCTGAAGTGATGGTTCATTTCCTCCTCTGATGCGCCTGTACGTAAATGACATCGCGAACGTCCGTAGCCCACTTGGATGTAACCCAACTACGCG is drawn from Ferrimicrobium sp. and contains these coding sequences:
- a CDS encoding alpha/beta fold hydrolase, which codes for MVQTRAPGGDLVCLHGFTQNRFAMVKDFVVTLAPLYRRIWFVDCPGHGATSIEPNEPNHFFDALGTIAPHFDLFGYSMGGRLALWMLATHPGVIERAVIVSAHLGITSTEARLARQSSDELLAQRLESLPYTAGLGSQNLAFRTFLKEWNQAPLFGDRALTESDIRLRLMNRPSQLAGALRSYGTGQQPDLTPSLGDTTTQLLYLFGASDTVYRAMADRARQLSTCEVQMIDQAAHDVLHDQPGVVAEVMVHFLL